One segment of Mus caroli chromosome 6, CAROLI_EIJ_v1.1, whole genome shotgun sequence DNA contains the following:
- the Nrip2 gene encoding nuclear receptor-interacting protein 2 isoform X1 translates to MSTGQEARRDEGDSRKDQEASLRDRAHLSQQRRLKQATQFLHKDSADLLPLDSLKRLGTSKDLQPHSVIQRRLVEGNQRRLQGESPLLQALIRGHDSSRTSSTQVPALLVNCKCQDQMLRVAVDTGTQHNQISAGCLRRLGLGKRVPKAPGRDVAPEPPSQVEQLELELGQETVECSAQVVDVDSPEFCLGLQTLLSLKCCIDLDRGVLRLKAPFSELPFLPLYQEPGQ, encoded by the exons ATGAGCACTGGGCAAGAGGCCAGGAGAGATGAGGGAGACTCCAGGAAAGACCAGGAAGCCTCGCTTCGGGACCGAGCCCACCTGAGCCAGCAGCGCCGACTCAAACAGGCCACCCAGTTCTTGCACAAGGACTCGGCTGACCTGCTGCCCCTGGACAGCCTCAAGAGGCTCGGCACCTCTAAGGACCTG CAGCCACACAGTGTGATCCAAAGACGCCTGGTGGAGGGAAACCAGAGGCGGCTTCAGGGGGAGTCTCCCCTGCTGCAGGCCCTGATCCGTGGCCATGACAGCAGCAGGACCAGTTCGACACAGGTTCCAGCTCTGCTTGTCAACTGCAAG TGCCAGGACCAGATGCTTCGAGTGGCTGTGGACACAGGGACCCAGCACAACCAGATATCTGCTGGATGCCTCAGGCGCTTGGG GTTAGGAAAGAGGGTCCCAAAAGCCCCCGGTAGGGATGTGGCACCTGAGCCACCAAGTCAGGTAGAACAGCTGGAGTTAGAGCTGGGGCAGGAGACTGTGGAATGCTCGGCCCAGGTGGTGG ATGTGGACAGCCCTGAATTTTGCCTGGGACTGCAGACCCTGCTCTCCCTCAAG TGCTGCATTGACCTGGACCGTGGAGTGCTTCGGCTGAAAGCCCCCTTCTCGGAGctgcccttcctgcctctgtacCAAGAGCCTGGCCAGTGA
- the Nrip2 gene encoding nuclear receptor-interacting protein 2 isoform X2 produces the protein MSTGQEARRDEGDSRKDQEASLRDRAHLSQQRRLKQATQFLHKDSADLLPLDSLKRLGTSKDLALIRGHDSSRTSSTQVPALLVNCKCQDQMLRVAVDTGTQHNQISAGCLRRLGLGKRVPKAPGRDVAPEPPSQVEQLELELGQETVECSAQVVDVDSPEFCLGLQTLLSLKCCIDLDRGVLRLKAPFSELPFLPLYQEPGQ, from the exons ATGAGCACTGGGCAAGAGGCCAGGAGAGATGAGGGAGACTCCAGGAAAGACCAGGAAGCCTCGCTTCGGGACCGAGCCCACCTGAGCCAGCAGCGCCGACTCAAACAGGCCACCCAGTTCTTGCACAAGGACTCGGCTGACCTGCTGCCCCTGGACAGCCTCAAGAGGCTCGGCACCTCTAAGGACCTG GCCCTGATCCGTGGCCATGACAGCAGCAGGACCAGTTCGACACAGGTTCCAGCTCTGCTTGTCAACTGCAAG TGCCAGGACCAGATGCTTCGAGTGGCTGTGGACACAGGGACCCAGCACAACCAGATATCTGCTGGATGCCTCAGGCGCTTGGG GTTAGGAAAGAGGGTCCCAAAAGCCCCCGGTAGGGATGTGGCACCTGAGCCACCAAGTCAGGTAGAACAGCTGGAGTTAGAGCTGGGGCAGGAGACTGTGGAATGCTCGGCCCAGGTGGTGG ATGTGGACAGCCCTGAATTTTGCCTGGGACTGCAGACCCTGCTCTCCCTCAAG TGCTGCATTGACCTGGACCGTGGAGTGCTTCGGCTGAAAGCCCCCTTCTCGGAGctgcccttcctgcctctgtacCAAGAGCCTGGCCAGTGA
- the Itfg2 gene encoding KICSTOR complex protein ITFG2 isoform X1, translating into MRSVSYVQRVALDFSGSLFPHAICLGDVDNDALNELVVGDTSGKLSVYKNDDSRPWLTCMCQGMLTCVGVGDVCNKGKNLVVAVSAEGWLHLFDLTPTKALDASGHHETLGEEQRPVFKQHIPANTKVMLISDIDGDGCYELVVGYTDRVVRAFRWEELAEGPEHLAGQLVSLKKWMLEGQVDSLSVTPGPLGVPELVVSQPGCAYAVLLCTWNKDTGSPPASEEATGDSRETPAARDVVLHQTSGRIHNKNVSTHLIGNIRQGHNPEGGNAGLFALCTLDGTLKLMQEADKLLWSVQVDHQLFALEKLDVTGNGLEEVVACAWDGQTYIIDHNRTVVRFQVDENIRAFCAGQYACKEGRNSPCLVYVTFNQKIYVYWEVQLERMESTNLLKLLEAEPEYHRLLQELRVDPEDLPAVCTLLHQTLYHPDQPLQCTPSSFQDPT; encoded by the exons ATGAGGTCGGTTAGTTATGTGCAGCGCGTGGCGCTGGATTTCAGCGGGAGTCTCTTCCCGCACGCCATCTGCCTCGGAGACGTGGATAACGACGCG TTAAATGAGCTAGTTGTGGGAGACACCAGCGGGAAACTGTCTGTGTATAAGAATGACGACAGCCGGCCATGGCTTACCTGCATGTGCCAGGGAATG TTGACTTGTGTTGGGGTCGGAGATGTCTGTAATAAAGGGAAG aaccTGGTAGTAGCAGTCAGCGCAGAAGGCTGGCTGCACTTGTTTGACCTGACACCCACCAAGGCTCTGGATGCCTCTGGGCACCACGAGACACTTGGAGAGGAGCAGCGACCTGTCTTCAAGCAGCACATCCCGGCCAACACAAAGGTCATGCTGATCAGCGACATCG ATGGAGATGGGTGTTACGAGCTGGTGGTAGGATACACAGACCGTGTGGTGCGGGCCTTCCGCTGGGAAGAACTGGCTGAGGGGCCTGAACACCTGGCAGGGCAGTTGGTGTCCCTCAAGAAATGGATGCTGGAGGGTCAG GTAGACAGTCTCTCTGTGACCCCAGGGCCTCTGGGTGTGCCTGAGTTGGTTGTGTCGCAGCCAGGGTGTGCTTATGCAGTTCTGCTGTGCACCTGGAACAAGGACACTGGctcccctcctgcctctgagGAGGCCACAGGAGATAGTAG GGAGACCCCAGCCGCCCGAGATGTCGTCCTGCACCAGACATCTGGCCGGATCCACAACAAGAACGTGTCCACTCACCTAATCGGCAACATCCGACAAG GTCATAACCCTGAAGGCGGTAACGCAGGCCTCTTCGCCCTTTGTACCCTGGATG GGACACTGAAGCTGATGCAGGAAGCAGACAAGTTGCTGTGGTCTGTGCAGGTGGATCACCAGCTTTTTGCCCTAGAGAAGCTGGATGTCACG GGCAACGGGCTTGAGGAGGTGGTAGCGTGTGCCTGGGATGGACAGACATATATCATCGATCACAACCGCACCGTCGTGCGCTTCCAAGTGGATGAAAATATCCGTGCCTTCTGTGCAG GCCAGTACGCCTGCAAAGAGGGCCGCAACAGTCCCTGCTTGGTATATGTCACCTTCAATCAGAAGATCTACGTGTACTGGGAGGTGCAGCTGGAGCGCATGGAGTCCACTAACCTTCTGAAGCTGCTGGAGGCTGAGCCCGAGTACCACCGCCTACTGCAGGAGCTGCGTGTGG ATCCTGAAGATCTCCCTGCAGTCTGTACCCTGCTTCATCAGACTCTCTACCATCCGGACCAGCCACTACAGTGTACCCCCTCAAGCTTCCAGGACCCCACCTAG
- the Itfg2 gene encoding KICSTOR complex protein ITFG2 isoform X2 — MRSVSYVQRVALDFSGSLFPHAICLGDVDNDALTCVGVGDVCNKGKNLVVAVSAEGWLHLFDLTPTKALDASGHHETLGEEQRPVFKQHIPANTKVMLISDIDGDGCYELVVGYTDRVVRAFRWEELAEGPEHLAGQLVSLKKWMLEGQVDSLSVTPGPLGVPELVVSQPGCAYAVLLCTWNKDTGSPPASEEATGDSRETPAARDVVLHQTSGRIHNKNVSTHLIGNIRQGHNPEGGNAGLFALCTLDGTLKLMQEADKLLWSVQVDHQLFALEKLDVTGNGLEEVVACAWDGQTYIIDHNRTVVRFQVDENIRAFCAGQYACKEGRNSPCLVYVTFNQKIYVYWEVQLERMESTNLLKLLEAEPEYHRLLQELRVDPEDLPAVCTLLHQTLYHPDQPLQCTPSSFQDPT; from the exons ATGAGGTCGGTTAGTTATGTGCAGCGCGTGGCGCTGGATTTCAGCGGGAGTCTCTTCCCGCACGCCATCTGCCTCGGAGACGTGGATAACGACGCG TTGACTTGTGTTGGGGTCGGAGATGTCTGTAATAAAGGGAAG aaccTGGTAGTAGCAGTCAGCGCAGAAGGCTGGCTGCACTTGTTTGACCTGACACCCACCAAGGCTCTGGATGCCTCTGGGCACCACGAGACACTTGGAGAGGAGCAGCGACCTGTCTTCAAGCAGCACATCCCGGCCAACACAAAGGTCATGCTGATCAGCGACATCG ATGGAGATGGGTGTTACGAGCTGGTGGTAGGATACACAGACCGTGTGGTGCGGGCCTTCCGCTGGGAAGAACTGGCTGAGGGGCCTGAACACCTGGCAGGGCAGTTGGTGTCCCTCAAGAAATGGATGCTGGAGGGTCAG GTAGACAGTCTCTCTGTGACCCCAGGGCCTCTGGGTGTGCCTGAGTTGGTTGTGTCGCAGCCAGGGTGTGCTTATGCAGTTCTGCTGTGCACCTGGAACAAGGACACTGGctcccctcctgcctctgagGAGGCCACAGGAGATAGTAG GGAGACCCCAGCCGCCCGAGATGTCGTCCTGCACCAGACATCTGGCCGGATCCACAACAAGAACGTGTCCACTCACCTAATCGGCAACATCCGACAAG GTCATAACCCTGAAGGCGGTAACGCAGGCCTCTTCGCCCTTTGTACCCTGGATG GGACACTGAAGCTGATGCAGGAAGCAGACAAGTTGCTGTGGTCTGTGCAGGTGGATCACCAGCTTTTTGCCCTAGAGAAGCTGGATGTCACG GGCAACGGGCTTGAGGAGGTGGTAGCGTGTGCCTGGGATGGACAGACATATATCATCGATCACAACCGCACCGTCGTGCGCTTCCAAGTGGATGAAAATATCCGTGCCTTCTGTGCAG GCCAGTACGCCTGCAAAGAGGGCCGCAACAGTCCCTGCTTGGTATATGTCACCTTCAATCAGAAGATCTACGTGTACTGGGAGGTGCAGCTGGAGCGCATGGAGTCCACTAACCTTCTGAAGCTGCTGGAGGCTGAGCCCGAGTACCACCGCCTACTGCAGGAGCTGCGTGTGG ATCCTGAAGATCTCCCTGCAGTCTGTACCCTGCTTCATCAGACTCTCTACCATCCGGACCAGCCACTACAGTGTACCCCCTCAAGCTTCCAGGACCCCACCTAG
- the Itfg2 gene encoding KICSTOR complex protein ITFG2 isoform X3: MCQGMLTCVGVGDVCNKGKNLVVAVSAEGWLHLFDLTPTKALDASGHHETLGEEQRPVFKQHIPANTKVMLISDIDGDGCYELVVGYTDRVVRAFRWEELAEGPEHLAGQLVSLKKWMLEGQVDSLSVTPGPLGVPELVVSQPGCAYAVLLCTWNKDTGSPPASEEATGDSRETPAARDVVLHQTSGRIHNKNVSTHLIGNIRQGHNPEGGNAGLFALCTLDGTLKLMQEADKLLWSVQVDHQLFALEKLDVTGNGLEEVVACAWDGQTYIIDHNRTVVRFQVDENIRAFCAGQYACKEGRNSPCLVYVTFNQKIYVYWEVQLERMESTNLLKLLEAEPEYHRLLQELRVDPEDLPAVCTLLHQTLYHPDQPLQCTPSSFQDPT; the protein is encoded by the exons ATGTGCCAGGGAATG TTGACTTGTGTTGGGGTCGGAGATGTCTGTAATAAAGGGAAG aaccTGGTAGTAGCAGTCAGCGCAGAAGGCTGGCTGCACTTGTTTGACCTGACACCCACCAAGGCTCTGGATGCCTCTGGGCACCACGAGACACTTGGAGAGGAGCAGCGACCTGTCTTCAAGCAGCACATCCCGGCCAACACAAAGGTCATGCTGATCAGCGACATCG ATGGAGATGGGTGTTACGAGCTGGTGGTAGGATACACAGACCGTGTGGTGCGGGCCTTCCGCTGGGAAGAACTGGCTGAGGGGCCTGAACACCTGGCAGGGCAGTTGGTGTCCCTCAAGAAATGGATGCTGGAGGGTCAG GTAGACAGTCTCTCTGTGACCCCAGGGCCTCTGGGTGTGCCTGAGTTGGTTGTGTCGCAGCCAGGGTGTGCTTATGCAGTTCTGCTGTGCACCTGGAACAAGGACACTGGctcccctcctgcctctgagGAGGCCACAGGAGATAGTAG GGAGACCCCAGCCGCCCGAGATGTCGTCCTGCACCAGACATCTGGCCGGATCCACAACAAGAACGTGTCCACTCACCTAATCGGCAACATCCGACAAG GTCATAACCCTGAAGGCGGTAACGCAGGCCTCTTCGCCCTTTGTACCCTGGATG GGACACTGAAGCTGATGCAGGAAGCAGACAAGTTGCTGTGGTCTGTGCAGGTGGATCACCAGCTTTTTGCCCTAGAGAAGCTGGATGTCACG GGCAACGGGCTTGAGGAGGTGGTAGCGTGTGCCTGGGATGGACAGACATATATCATCGATCACAACCGCACCGTCGTGCGCTTCCAAGTGGATGAAAATATCCGTGCCTTCTGTGCAG GCCAGTACGCCTGCAAAGAGGGCCGCAACAGTCCCTGCTTGGTATATGTCACCTTCAATCAGAAGATCTACGTGTACTGGGAGGTGCAGCTGGAGCGCATGGAGTCCACTAACCTTCTGAAGCTGCTGGAGGCTGAGCCCGAGTACCACCGCCTACTGCAGGAGCTGCGTGTGG ATCCTGAAGATCTCCCTGCAGTCTGTACCCTGCTTCATCAGACTCTCTACCATCCGGACCAGCCACTACAGTGTACCCCCTCAAGCTTCCAGGACCCCACCTAG